One Vigna unguiculata cultivar IT97K-499-35 chromosome 11, ASM411807v1, whole genome shotgun sequence DNA window includes the following coding sequences:
- the LOC114170606 gene encoding apoptosis-inducing factor homolog A-like gives MAEKKVVIVGGGVAGAILAKNIQNQANVTLIDPKEYFEIPWASLRGLVEPSFAERIVINHREYFKKGDLVVSSAVNITETEVFTADGQQIAYDYLVIATGHTEPIPKTRTERLDQYKAENAKIKSASSILIVGGGPTGVELAAEIAVDFPDKKVTIVHKGVRLLEYIGQKASSKTLKWLKSKKVDVKLEQSVEVRSSSEENKTYETSNGETIEADAHFLCTGKPLGSAWLRETLVKDDLDADGRIKVDENLRVKGRSNIFAIGDITDVQEIKQGVYATGHAQLVAKNLKLLIEGGGKENKLGTYKAQPPISIVSLGRKTAVAQFPFITVLGRLPGMIKSGDLFVGKTRKDLGLEPNVKKS, from the exons ATGGCGGAGAAGAAAGTGGTCATCGTAGGAGGTGGTGTTGCCGGTGCCATCCTAgcaaaaaatatacaaaatcaaGCCAACGTTACCCTTATTGATCC GAAGGAATATTTTGAGATTCCATGGGCAAGTTTGAGGGGATTGGTTGAGCCATCTTTTGCTGAAAGGATAGTGATCAACCATAGAGAGTACTTCAAAAAGGGTGACCTTGTTGTATCCAGTGCAGTCAACATAACTGAAACTGAAGTGTTTACTGCAGATGGCCAGCAGATTGCCTATGACTATCTTGTTATTGCCACTGGCCACACAGAACCTATTCCCAAAACCAGGACTGAAAGACTTGACCAATACAAAGCAG AAAATGCAAAAATCAAATCTGCTAGTTCAATTTTGATTGTTGGGGGAGGACCAACTGGTGTTGAGCTTGCAGCAGAGATTGCTGTTGATTTTCCAGACAAAAAGGTGACTATAGTGCATAAAGGTGTAAGGTTGCTGGAATACATCGGGCAAAAAGCTTCAAGTAAGACTTTGAAGTGGCTCAAATCAAAGAAGGTTGATGTGAAACTAGAGCAATCTGTCGAAGTGAGATCCTCTTCGGAAGAAAATAAGACATATGAAACTTCAAATGGAGAGACTATAGAAGCAGATGCTCATTTTCTATGCACAGGGAAACCACTTGGTTCAGCATGGCTTAGAGAAACACTTGTGAAGGATGACTTGGATGCTGATGGTAGGATCAAGGTGGATGAAAACTTGAGAGTGAAGGGCAGGAGCAACATTTTTGCAATTGGAGATATTACAGATGTTCAA GAAATCAAACAAGGAGTGTATGCAACTGGTCATGCTCAATTGGTTGCCAAGAACCTAAAGCTATTGATAGAAGGAGGAGGCAAAGAGAACAAGTTGGGAACATACAAGGCTCAACCACCAATCTCTATAGTCTCATTGGGGAGAAAAACTGCAGTAGCACAGTTCCCATTCATTACAGTGCTGGGAAGGCTTCCTGGTATGATCAAGTCTGGAGATTTGTTTGTGGGGAAAACCAGAAAGGATTTAGGACTTGAACCTAATGTTAAAAAGTCTTAA
- the LOC114170744 gene encoding apoptosis-inducing factor homolog A-like translates to MEKEGKRVVILGGGVAGSVAARSLQSHARVTLVDPKEYFEIPWANLRSMVEPSFAERTLINHRDYLTDADIVTSEAVNITETEVLTADGRQIGYDYLVIATGRADSVPKSRSERLNQFNEDNRKIKSARSILIIGGGPTGVELAGEIAVDFPDKKVILVHKGSRLLEFIGAKAGNKALKWLKSKNVVVKLDQRVNLNGFTEGQKIYRTSIGETIEADCHFLCVGKPLSTAWLEETVLKNDLDSQGRIKVDEKLRVNGRSNIFAIGDITNIPEIKQGFLAQQQAEVVVNNLKVIIQGTRECWIETYKPHSAIAIVSLGRKEAVAQLPFWTITGRIPGFIKSGDLFVGKTRKQMGLSYDIEQA, encoded by the exons ATGGAAAAAGAGGGGAAGAGAGTGGTGATCCTTGGAGGTGGCGTTGCAGGATCCGTCGCCGCTAGATCTCTTCAATCCCATGCCCGTGTCACCCTCGTTGATCc GAAGGAATATTTTGAGATTCCATGGGCAAATTTGAGATCAATGGTTGAGCCATCCTTTGCAGAGAGAACGTTGATCAATCACAGAGATTACCTTACCGATGCCGATATCGTTACGTCCGAAGCCGTCAATATTACAGAAACTGAAGTGTTGACTGCAGATGGCCGTCAAATTGGCTATGACTATCTTGTTATTGCCACTGGTCGTGCAGATTCTGTCCCCAAAAGTAGGAGTGAAAGACTTAATCAATTCAATGAAG ATAATCGAAAGATAAAATCTGCTCGTTCCATTCTGATTATTGGAGGAGGTCCCACTGGTGTGGAACTTGCGGGAGAGATAGCAGTTGATTTTCCAGATAAGAAGGTTATACTAGTACACAAAGGATCGAGGCTGCTGGAGTTTATAGGGGCAAAAGCTGGGAATAAGGCTTTAAAATGGTTGAAATCAAAGAATGTTGTTGTGAAACTAGACCAAAGAGTTAACTTGAATGGATTCACAGAAGGACAGAAGATATATCGAACTTCAATTGGAGAGACCATTGAGGCAGATTGTCATTTTTTATGCGTAGGAAAACCACTTTCTACTGCATGGCTCGAGGAAACTGTGTTGAAGAATGACTTGGATTCTCAGGGAAGGATCAAGGTAGATGAAAAACTGAGAGTCAATGGACGGAGCAACATTTTTGCAATAGGAGATATTACAAACATTCCA GAAATCAAGCAAGGGTTTTTGGCACAGCAGCAGGCTGAAGTTGTTGTGAACAACCTGAAGGTGATAATACAAGGAACAAGAGAATGTTGGATAGAAACTTACAAGCCACATTCAGCAATTGCAATAGTTTCACTTGGGAGGAAAGAAGCAGTGGCACAGTTACCATTCTGGACAATCACTGGAAGAATTCCGGGATTCATTAAGTCTGGAGATTTGTTTGTTggtaaaacaagaaaacaaatgGGACTCAGTTATGATATTGAACAAGCTTGA